A window of the Henckelia pumila isolate YLH828 chromosome 3, ASM3356847v2, whole genome shotgun sequence genome harbors these coding sequences:
- the LOC140889772 gene encoding large ribosomal subunit protein eL27y-like isoform X2 yields the protein MVKFLKPNKAVILLQGRFAGHKATIVKNFDDGTRDRAYGHCLVAGIAKYPSKVIRKDSAKKQAKKSRVKAFIKVVNYNHIMPTRYTLDVDLKDVVSSDSLTSRDKKVTACKGIKARFEERFKTGKNRWFFSKLSCQDKCT from the exons ATGGTGAAATTCCTGAAGCCGAACAAGGCGGTGATCCTCCTTCAGGGCAGATTCGCCGGCCATAAAGCTACTATCGTGAAAAACTTCGACGACGGAACCCGCGACCGCGCCTATGGCCACTGCCTAGTTGCTGGAATCGCGAAATACCCTAGCAAGGTCATCCGCAAGGACTCCGCCAAGAAGCAGGCCAAGAAATCTCGTGTCAAGGCCTTCATCAAGGTCGTCAACTATAATCACATCATGCCTACGCGTTACACGCTCGACGTGGATCTTAAGGACGTGGTTTCCTCGGATTCTCTCACTTCACGTGACAAGAAGGTGACGGCTTGTAAGGGGATCAAGGCTCGGTTCGAGGAAAGGTTTAAGACCGGCAAGAATCGTTGGTTTTTCTCCAAGCTCAG CTGCCAAGACAAATGTACTTGA
- the LOC140891217 gene encoding porphobilinogen deaminase, chloroplastic-like, which translates to MEIAISTGNLAPFGFCTRPLSSNFTGTSVSALGFVLPGGKCPALASRSRICSTKASVAVEDKVQTRTALIRIGTRGSPLALAQAYETRDKLIKSHPELAEEGAIQIVIIKTTGDKILSQPLADIGGKGLFTKEIDEALLNSEIDIAVHSMKDVPTYLPDKTILPCNLPREDVRDVFICLTAASLAELPAGSVVGTASLRRKSQLLNRYPSLKVLENFRGNVQTRLKKLNEGVVQATLLALAGLKRLSMTENVTSVLSVDDMLPAVAQGAIGIACRSDDENMIKYLASLNHEDTRLAISCERAFLEKLEGSCRTPIAGYASKDEDGNCIFRALVASPDGTRVLETSRKGPYAFDDMIKMGVDAGEELLSRAGPGFFNQ; encoded by the exons ATGGAGATCGCCATATCCACTGGAAATCTAGCTCCTTTCGGCTTCTGTACAAGGCCACTTTCCAGTAATTTCACTGGAACTTCAGTTTCAGCTCTCGGGTTCGTTTTACCTGGAGGTAAATGTCCGGCTCTAGCCTCACGCAGCAGAATTTGTAGCACTAAGGCTTCAGTTGCTGTTGAAGATAAGGTTCAAACTAGGACTGCTTTGATCAGAATTGGTACCAGGGGGAG CCCACTGGCTCTTGCTCAAGCTTATGAAACGAGGGATAAACTTATAAAATCACATCCGGAATTAGCTGAGGAGGGAGCAATTCAGATTGTGATTATTAAAACCACAGGTGACAAAATTTTGAGTCAGCCACTGGCAGATATAGGTGGAAAAGGCCTATTCACTAAAGAAATCGATGAGGCGCTTCTCAACAGTGAAATTGATATAGCTGTACACTCAATGAAAGACGTTCCTACATACCTTCCAGATAAGACAATATTACCTTGCAATCTTCCAAGGGAGGATGTCCGGGATGTCTTTATTTGCTTGACTGCAGCTTCTCTGGCTGAGCTTCCCGCAGGAAGTGTTGTGGGGACTGCTTCATTGCGAAGGAAGTCACAACTTCTCAACAGATATCCATCACTCAAG GTGCTGGAAAATTTTCGAGGCAATGTACAGACACGgttaaaaaaattgaatgagGGTGTAGTCCAAGCAACATTACTGGCATTAGCGGGGCTCAAGCGCCTAAGCATGACAGAAAATGTTACTTCCGTTCTGTCCGTAGATGACATGCTTCCTGCTGTAGCTCAAGGGGCTATTGGAATTGCTTGTAGAAGTGATGACGAAAATATG ATTAAATATTTAGCATCCTTGAATCACGAGGATACCAGACTGGCAATCTCCTGTGAGAGGGCTTTTCTTGAGAAATTAGAGGGATCTTGCCGAACTCCAATTGCAGGATACGCCAGTAAAGATGAGGATGGAAACTGTATTTTCAGAGCATTGGTGGCATCACCTGATGGCACTCGAG TTCTTGAAACCTCCCGGAAAGGGCCGTATGCTTTCGATGATATGATAAAGATGGGCGTAGACGCAGGCGAGGAACTTCTCTCACGAGCTGGTCCAGGCTTCTTCAATCAATAG
- the LOC140889772 gene encoding large ribosomal subunit protein eL27y-like isoform X1, which yields MVKFLKPNKAVILLQGRFAGHKATIVKNFDDGTRDRAYGHCLVAGIAKYPSKVIRKDSAKKQAKKSRVKAFIKVVNYNHIMPTRYTLDVDLKDVVSSDSLTSRDKKVTACKGIKARFEERFKTGKNRWFFSKLSFCCSCQDKCT from the exons ATGGTGAAATTCCTGAAGCCGAACAAGGCGGTGATCCTCCTTCAGGGCAGATTCGCCGGCCATAAAGCTACTATCGTGAAAAACTTCGACGACGGAACCCGCGACCGCGCCTATGGCCACTGCCTAGTTGCTGGAATCGCGAAATACCCTAGCAAGGTCATCCGCAAGGACTCCGCCAAGAAGCAGGCCAAGAAATCTCGTGTCAAGGCCTTCATCAAGGTCGTCAACTATAATCACATCATGCCTACGCGTTACACGCTCGACGTGGATCTTAAGGACGTGGTTTCCTCGGATTCTCTCACTTCACGTGACAAGAAGGTGACGGCTTGTAAGGGGATCAAGGCTCGGTTCGAGGAAAGGTTTAAGACCGGCAAGAATCGTTGGTTTTTCTCCAAGCTCAG TTTTTGTTGCAGCTGCCAAGACAAATGTACTTGA
- the LOC140892294 gene encoding BOI-related E3 ubiquitin-protein ligase 1-like, producing MAVEARHLNLFRLPILGNHQEMMLNNDERNGSGGFGAQMAYGVVAPLSGITTATDAALPMYCSTVADAFPAKMKSENWLASSSAAAAPVSRKRSRESVDPILLSSSFNNRGSSSTGFQFLGEDITIQIHQQRMEMDRFISQHAEKVRMEMEERQRRFSRRMAAAVKENILKTVKAKEDELEKIGKLNWALEERVKSLSMENQIWRDLAQTNEAKANALRSDLEQVLAQAQEEDEHHHHHHPDDAESCCGSNSSEDNKHLRSDNRTCRSCGKEESCVLLLPCRHLCLCTLCASSLHSCPVCNSIRTATLHVNLS from the exons ATGGCAGTCGAAGCTCGGCATCTCAATCTCTTTCGTCTACCGATTCTTGGCAATCATCA AGAGATGATGTTGAACAACGACGAAAGAAATGGGAGCGGCGGGTTTGGAGCTCAGATGGCGTATGGGGTCGTGGCACCGTTGTCTGGAATCACGACGGCGACGGATGCAGCTTTGCCTATGTACTGCTCGACGGTGGCGGATGCTTTTCCGGCCAAGATGAAATCAGAGAACTGGCTGGCCTCCTCCTCCGCCGCCGCGGCGCCTGTTTCGAGGAAGCGTTCGAGGGAATCGGTCGATCCAATATTACTTTCTTCGTCGTTCAATAATCGTGGCAGCAGCAGTACTGGTTTCCAATTTCTAGGTGAAGACATCACGATTCAGATCCACCAACAACGGATGGAAATGGATCGATTCATCTCCCAACAC GCGGAGAAAGTGAGGATGGAAATGGAAGAAAGACAAAGGAGATTCTCCCGGAGAATGGCGGCGGCGGTGAAAGAAAACATATTGAAGACAGTGAAAGCAAAAGAAGACGAGCTGGAAAAGATCGGGAAGCTGAACTGGGCACTGGAGGAAAGAGTGAAATCCCTTTCCATGGAAAACCAAATCTGGAGGGATTTGGCACAAACCAACGAAGCCAAAGCCAACGCCCTCAGATCCGATCTAGAACAAGTCCTCGCCCAAGCCCAAGAAGAAGACGaacaccaccaccaccaccaccccGACGACGCCGAATCTTGCTGCGGCAGCAACTCGTCGGAGGACAACAAACATCTGAGAAGCGATAATCGGACGTGCAGAAGCTGCGGGAAAGAGGAATCGTGCGTATTGCTTTTGCCGTGCAGGCATCTGTGCCTCTGTACTCTCTGTGCCTCCTCTCTCCATTCTTGCCCCGTTTGTAACTCCATCCGAACCGCCACTCTTCACGTTAATCTCTCCTGA
- the LOC140890847 gene encoding KRR1 small subunit processome component produces MGKHQSDEADTNGAEAEEKPPTRYKGKHDKDKPWDDPSIDHWKIDKFDPSWNETGMLEVSSFSTLFPQYREKYLQECWPIVKGSLKEHGIACELNLVEGCMTVSTTRKTRDPYIIVKARDLIKLLSRSVPAPQAIKILNDEMQCDIIKIGSLVRNKERFVKRRQHLVGPNSSTLKALEILTGCYILVQGNTVASMGSFKGLKQVRKVVEECILNKMHPVYNIKILMMKRELAKDPSLANENWDRFLPSFKKKNVKQKKVKAKEKKPYTPFPPPQQPSQIDLQLESGEYFLSDKKKQVREWREKQEKQAQKTAENKRKREEAFVPPEEPKPKGQDPNTLSAEVSDVTTIASSLKKKVEEFGRKKSAEKIDAESYIAAASDGASAKKKSKRSKS; encoded by the exons ATGGGTAAACATCAATCCGATGAAGCCGACACTAATGGCGCTGAAGCGGAGGAAAAGCCGCCGACGAGGTACAAGGGGAAGCATGATAAAGATAAGCCGTGGGACGACCCAAGCATTGATCATTGGAAAATCGATAAGTTTGATCCATCTTGGAACGAAACAGGGATGCTGGAAGTGAGTTCATTTTCGACTCTCTTCCCTCAGTACAGAG AAAAATACTTGCAAGAGTGCTGGCCTATTGTAAAAGGTTCATTGAAAGAACATGGAATTGCTTGTGAACTGAATTTG GTTGAAGGATGCATGACTGTTTCAACTACCAGAAAGACCAGGGATCCCTATATAATAGTGAAGGCAAGGGATCTCATTAAACTTTTGTCAAGAAGTGTTCCTGCCCCTCAG GCAATAAAGATTCTGAATGATGAGATGCAGTGTGATATCATCAAGATCGGTAGCTTGGTGCGTAACAAG GAACGATTTGTAAAAAGAAGACAGCACTTAGTGGGCCCAAATTCTTCTACTTTGAAG GCCCTGGAAATTTTAACTGGCTGCTATATCCTTGTTCAG GGAAATACGGTTGCCTCAATGGGTTCTTTTAAAGGTCTAAAACAAGTGAGGAAGGTTGTGGAGGAGTGCATTCTGAATAAAATGCATCCGGTATATAACATCAAG ATCTTGATGATGAAAAGAGAACTTGCAAAAGATCCATCACTAGCAAATGAGAACTGGGACCGATTTCTTCCCTCGTTTAAGAA GAAAAATGTTAAACAAAAGAAAGTTAAGGCAAAGGAGAAGAAACCCTACACACCATTCCCTCCACCACAGCAACCTAGTCAG ATCGATCTGCAATTGGAAAGTGGAGAATATTTCCTTAGTGACAAGAAGAAGCAAGTGAGGGAATGGCGAGAGAAGCAAGAGAAACAAGCACAAAAAACTGCGGAAAACAAAAGGAAACGAGAAGAGGCATTTGTTCCTCCAGAG GAACCTAAACCTAAAGGACAagatcccaatactctcagtgcTGAAGTGAGTGATGTGACTACAATTGCATCGTCTTTGAAG AAAAAAGTAGAGGAGTTTGGGAGGAAAAAATCTGCGGAGAAGATCGATGCGGAGTCATATATTGCTGCTGCTTCTG
- the LOC140890996 gene encoding uncharacterized protein — protein MAKPARGRPRSPSRSRSGSSSRSGSYSGSDSRSSSRSRSRSKSFSSSSRSRSGSSRSRSPAPPRKSPAEGAKRGRSPPPPPNAKKASPPPRKASPIPESLVLHVDQLSRNVNENHLKEMFGNFGEVVNVRLAIDHVVNLPKGFAYIEFKIRADAEKAQLHMDGAQIDGKVVRAKFTLPERKKPSPPPKAAPTATSRRDAPKSDAAADADKDGPKRQRESSPRRKPLSPPRRRSPVARRASPVARRASPRREPDSPPLPPPPPPRRRADSPVRRRADSPIRRGDSPPPRRRPTSPVRGRSPNSPPRRLRSPPRGSPRRVRGSPVRRRSPLPPRRRSPRHARSPPRRSPVGRRRSRSPIRRPARSRSRSMSPRRGRGPPARRGRSKSYSSSPSPRRAPRRVSRSRSPKRAIRGRSGSSSSTSSSPPPPRKP, from the exons ATGGCGAAACCCGCCCGTGGCCGCCCCCGCTCGCCGTCCCGTTCGAGGTCAGGCTCTTCCTCCCGTTCGGGCTCTTACTCCGGCTCAGACTCACGCTCCAGTTCGAGGTCGCGCTCCCGCTCTAAATCATTCTCGTCTTCCTCTCGTTCCCGCAGCGGCAGTTCTCGTAGCCGTAGCCCTGCTCCTCCCCGGAAGAG TCCTGCTGAAGGAGCAAAACGAGGCCGctcaccaccaccaccaccaaaTGCTAAGAAAGCTTCCCCACCTCCTAG GAAAGCTTCTCCAATTCCAGAGTCGCTGGTTCTACATGTTGACCAGCTTAGTAGGAATGTGAAtgaaaaccatttgaaagaaaTGTTTG GTAACTTTGGCGAAGTTGTGAATGTGCGGCTGGCAATCGATCATGTT GTTAATCTTCCAAAGGGATTTGCATACATTGAGTTCAAAATTCGGGCAGATGCTGAAAAAGCTCAATTACACATGGACGGT GCCCAAATTGATGGCAAAGTTGTTAGAGCCAAATTTACATTACCTGAACGAAAGAAGCCATCCCCACCTCCCAAGGCTGCTCCCACCGCCACATCGAGGAGAGATGCTCCAAAATCCGATGCTGCTGCGGATGCTGACAAAGATGGACCAAAGAGGCAGAGAGAAT CATCTCCCCGCCGGAAACCCCTTTCTCCCCCTCGAAGAAGATCTCCTGTGGCACGAAGAGCTTCTCCTGTTGCACGAAGAGCTTCTCCCAGAAGGGAGCCAGATTCTCCTCCccttcctcctcctcctcctccccGTCGACGTGCTGACTCCCCAGTTCGTCGTCGAGCCGATTCTCCCATTAGAAGAGGTGACTCGCCACCTCCTAGGAGAAGGCCTACATCCCCTGTTAGAGGCCGTTCACCCAATTCACCACCAAGACGTCTTAGATCACCTCCTAG AGGTTCTCCGCGACGGGTGCGTGGAAGTCCTGTTCGACGCCGTTCTCCACTTCCTCCTAGGCGCCG GTCTCCAAGGCACGCTCGAAGTCCTCCTAGAAGGTCTCCAGTTGGCCGCCGACGTAGCCGTTCACCTATAAGGAGGCCAGCTCGTTCTCGATCAAGATCCATGTCTCCTAGAAG AGGTCGTGGACCACCAGCCAGACGTGGTAGATCAAAGTCATATTCTTCATCGCCTAGCCCACGCAGA GCTCCACGGAGGGTTTCAAGGAGCCGCAGCCCTAAAAG GGCAATAAGAGGAAGAAGTGGCAGTAGCAGCAGCACTAGCAGTTCTCCACCGCCTCCTCGTAAACCTTGA